Below is a genomic region from Magnetovibrio sp..
TACGGCGACGTCAAAGGTCATGTCATCTCGATCACTCATGGGGCGGAACTTAGGTGCGCGCGGTGGTCAAGTCAAACCCGCAGTGAAACCACGCGTGCGGAATGTTTCACGTGAAACATTGCGGCATAGAAACAGCACTGATAAAAGCAGCGCTCAAGCGTATGACCGGAACTCACTTACCGATGCAAAAATCGCGAAAAATAACATCGAGCAAATCTTCCACATCAACCCGACCCGTAATGCGCCCCAGCTCACGTGCTGCTAGGCGCAAGTCCTCTGCTTCCAATTCAGCCCCAATGTGCTGGGCATTGTCGCGAACCAAAAACCGCTCCAGCGCATCAGCCGTACGTACTAGGGCTTCACGATGCCGCGCCCGCGTCGGCGCGGGACCATCGGTGCTTACGCGACATCGTACCGAGACCAGTTCAGCCAGGCGCGTCAATAATTCATCAAGCCCCTGCCCTGTCTTAACCGACAGCGGCCAAACGGGATGGCCATCGATGGTATCGGGGATAGGCACGGCGGCGACCTCGGCCTTGTTGATCGCAACCAACGTATCGCTCTCCAACAGATCACGCGTGGTGGGATCGAGGGCCGGCAAGGTCAAGGCATCGAAAACCGCCAATTTAATATCAGCGCCCTCCGCCCACAAACGCGCGCGGCGCACGCCTTCTTGTTCGATCGCGTCGCCCGTTTCACGGAGCCCCGCCGTATCGGCGACCAGCAGCGGATAGCCTGATAGGTTCAAATGGACCTCAACCACATCACGGGTGGTCCCGGCAATATCAGAAACGATCGCCGCATCACGCCGGGCCAGTGCGTTCATCAGCGACGACTTGCCGGCGTTGGGGGGGCCGATGATTGCCAACCGCACCCCTTCGCGCAATCGCTCCCCTTTGCGACCATCGCGTAAGTGAGCCAACAACTGAGTGTGAAGTTCGCGCACGCGATCCATAACCGCCGCGTGCAAATGCTCGGGTAGTTCTTCGTCGCTAAAATCAAGCTCGGCCTCAAAGTGCGCCAAGGCACGCACCAATTCATTGCGCCAGCCGTCGTATAGGCGGCCCAGTTCTCCTTCGGACTGGCGCAGGGCCTGCTTCTTCTGAGCCTCGGTTTCGGCCTCGATCAAATCAGCCAGACCTTCGACTTGGGTGAGATCGAGTTTGGCATTTTCAAACGCGCGGCGGGTAAACTCGCCGGCCTCCGCCAGGCGCAAACCTTGAACCCTTGACAGCGCCGCCAACACACCGTCGACCACCGCAGGGCCGCCATGCACGTGCAGCTCGACCACGTCTTCGCCGGTGAAGCTGCCTGGTGCGGCAAACCACAACACCAACGCATCGTCCAGCACCGCCCCATCACCAGGATCGCGCAGCCGAACCAGTTTGGCCAGACGCGGCTGAGGCAGGTCGCGGCCGCTCAACGCACACAAAGCCGCACCGGCATCGGCACCGGAAATGCGGATCACCGCAACGCCGGAACGGCCGGTACCGCTGGCCAGTGCGTAAATGGTGTCACCTGTCATCGTAGACATCCCAAGCGGTTAAAATAGATTGTCTGCTATGTTTATTGATCGGGCTGAAGCATCAGGCGATCCACACGGCCACCCTTTTCGATGTGGTCGATAAGGATTTCGTCGACATCTTCGAATGTCTTGATCGAATACCAGATCCCTTCCGGGTACACCACGACCGCCGGACCCAGTTCGCACCGGTCCAAGCAGCCCGCGGAATTGACACGCACACCTTCAAGACCAAGCTCTTTGGCGCGCGCTTTCATATAATCGCGCAGCTTTACCGAGCCCAACGCCGCGCACGATCCGCGCGGATGTTTTGCAGGCCGCTCATTGGTGCAGCAAAAAATATGCAGACGATAGTAAGGGCGTGGATCGGTCATAAATCGGTTCTCGATGGTGGCGGAGGAAAGTTATCCCGCGTTTTAAGGGTTGTAACATGGCTTTGCTCACACAAAGTAAGCAAGCAGGTACCGTTGTGCAACGGTGCCACGATTGCATGGTGAATTCATATTCAAATTCGCAATACATAAGGCGATCAATCATGCCCAAGAATAGACTGGCCAACGAGTCCAGCCCCTACCTGCTGCAACATCAGGACAATCCCGTCGACTGGTACCCTTGGGGCGAAGAGGCATTACAGGCAGCGCTCGCCACCGGCAAACCGATCTTGCTGTCGATTGGGTATTCGTCGTGCCATTGGTGCCACGTCATGGCTCACGAGAGCTTTGAAAATCCCGAAATCGCCAAGCGCATGAACGATCTGTTCATCAACGTCAAGGTCGATCGGGAAGAACGCCCCGACCTGGACGTCATTTATCAGTCCGCGCTCAATCTCATGCGCCAGCCGGGCGGGTGGCCCTTGACGATGTTTTTGACCCCCGACGGCGACCCGTTTTGGGGCGGCACCTACTTCCCCCCCGAAGAACGGTATGGACGGCCTGGATTTATGCAGGTGCTAGAAGGCATCGCCGGGGCCTGGAACGACAATTCGAAACAAGTGATCAGCAACGTCGCCGTCATCCGCGAGGCGCTCGAAGCACTGTCGACCTCACGCACAGGCAAAGAGCTGGATATGGCAACGGTCGACGAGGTCGCCGACGGCGCCTTGCGCATGATCGATCCGGCCTTGGGCGGCTTTCGCGGCGCGCCGAAGTTCCCCCAGGCGCCGATGTTACATCTGCTGTGGCGGGCGTGGCGCCGCACCGGTCTGGAACTCTATCGCGACGCGGTGACCAACAGCCTCGACCACATGTGCCAGGGCGGCATTTTCGATCACATCGGCGGCGGCTTCGCCCGCTACTCCACCGACGAAAAATGGCTGGTGCCGCATTTTGAAAAGATGCTTTACGACAATGCCCAGCTGATCAGTCTGATGGCCGACGTGTGGAAAGAAACTCGTTCACCGCTGTACGAAACCCGCATTCGCGAAACCATCGACTGGGTTCTGCGCGAGATGAAAGTCGAAGACGGCGGGGGTCTGTTCGGTTTCGCCTCCGCGCTCGACGCCGACACGCTCAACGACGATGGGCATAACGAAGAAGGGCGCTTTTATGTCTGGACCCAAGACGAAATCGACCGCCTGCTCACCGATATGGCGCCGCTGTTCAAACAGACCTATTCCATCACGCAGCGCGGCAATTGGTCCGAAGGCGGCCCCGGCGCAAACGTGATCGCACGCCTAAAACCCTACCCCGCCGATCCGGCGATCGAAGACATGCTGGGATCGGCTCGCACACTTTTGTTCGACGTCCGCAATCAACGCCCCAGGCCCGGGCGTGACGACAAGGTGCTCGCAGATCTCAACGGTTTGATGATCCAGGCGCTGACCAAAGCCGGCTCTGTGTTCAAACGTGCCGATTGGATCGACGTGGCGAAGACCGCCTTCGCCTTCGTCTCCAAACACATGGTTCAAGATGGACGCCTGAGGCGCAGTTGGGCACAAGGCGCGGCGCGCCACAATGCCGTGCTAGACGACGTCGCGCACATGAGCCGCGCCGCACTACATCTTTATGAAGCCACCGGCGAAGATACATACCTTGCGCAATGCGAGGCCTGGGTTCACCAAGCCAACACACTGTTCTGGTGCGCTGACGATGGCGGCTTTTGTTTGAGCGCGCGTGACGTCACCGATGTCATCACCCGCACACGGTTGTGCGCCGACAACGCCGTTCCCAGCGGCAACGGAACCATGGCCGATGTTTTGGCGCGGCTTTATCTGATAACAGGTGAAAACGATTATCGCGTGCGCGCCGAAAACGTAATCCATGCCTTCCCGGCTGAAAACGCCAACGCGGTCGCCAACATGCCAACTTTGTTGAACGCCTTCGAACTGCTCAGCGAAGGCGCTCAAGTCGTCGTCGCCGGAATCAACGGCAACGCCACTGCGTTGATCGAGGCTGCGTTCGGCGCACCCAGCACCCTGCACGTGCTGATTCGCACCGATCCGGACAATACCTATGCCCCGGGACATCCCGCGCATGGAAAAACACCTGTCGACGGCAGGGCCGCCGCCTATGTATGCCGGGCGGGAACGTGCTCTGCCCCGGTCATCGACGAGCATGCCTTGATCGCCCAGCTCAAGGGGCTGTAAAGTCCACGCCATGGAAACGCTTTGCATCAAGACACCGGTCGGTGAGCTCACCTTGTTCGAGGACGGCGGGCAAATCGTCGCGCTCGATTGGGGTCAAGGGCTCGATACCCCACGCACCAGCAAAAATCCCGTGCTCAGCCAGGCGGCCGAAGCCCTGCGGGACTACTTTCGCAGCGGCGATGAGAACTTCAAAACACTGCCGCTTGATCCCGGCGGCACCGAATTTCAACGCCGAGTGTGGAAAGAGATGCAAAAGATCAAACCCGGCAAGGTGAAAACCTACGGCGAGATCGCCAAATCCTTGAATTCATCGCCACGCGCGGTGGGCAATGCCTGCGGCGCCAACCCCATACCCATTCTCATTCCCTGTCACCGCGTGGTCGGGCAAAGCACGCTCGGCGGTTACACCGGTGACGGCGGACTGGATACCAAAACCCAACTGTTGCGCCTTGAAGGCTACCTTTAGGAGACCTCCCACATGAGCTCGGCCACCACATGCAAAGCCGTTCGTCTGCACGCTTACGGCGGACCCGACGTGCTGAAGTACGAAGACATCACGGTCAACGATCCGGCAGCCGGTGAAATCCGCATCCGCCATACCGCCATCGGTTTGAACTTCATCGACGTCTATATGCGCACCGGACTTTACCCCTTGGCCGATTTCCCCGTCACCATCGGCATGGAGGGCGCGGGCGTGGTCGACGCCATCGGCGACGGCGTCGCGGATCTGCAAGTCGGTGATCGCGTCGCCTATGCGGCACAACCGCCGGGATCTTATGCCCAGATGCGCACCATCGCGGCCAACCGCGTGGTCAAGCTACCCGACGCCATCGGCGACAAAACCGCTGCGGCGATGATGTTGCAGGGCCTGACCGCACAGTATCTGTTGCGCCAGACGTATCGGGTCGAGGCTGGAGACACCATTTTGATGCACGCCGCGGCGGGCGGCGTTGGCTTGATCGTTTGTCAGTGGGCCAAACATTTGGGCGCCACCGTGATCGGCACCGTCGGCAGCGCAGCCAAAGCCGATTTGGCCAAGGCGCATGGTTGCGACCACACCATTTTGTACCGTGAAGAAAGCTTCAAAGACCGGCTTATGGATCTCACCGACGGGCGCGGCGTCAACGTGGTTTACGATTCCATCGGCAAAGACACCTTCATGGACAGCCTGGGCTGCTTGAAAAAACGCGGCACCATGGTGACGTATGGCAACGCGTCCGGTCCGGTGGAACCGTTCCAGCCGGCGTTGCTCGGCAAAATGGGTTCGCTCTACGTAACCCGGCCGACGTTGTTCGATTACATTGCCGAACGCGAAAACCTGGTCGCCATGGCCGATGAACTTTTCGACGTTGTGACATCGGGCATCGTCAAAATCGAGATCAATCAGGAATATCCGCTCGCCGACGTGGCCCAGGCGCACACGGATTTGGAAGCGCGTAAAACCACAGGTTCCACGGTTTTGATCCCATAACGTCATCACCGACGAAAAAGCCCCGGCCCTCTTCATCGAGAGCCGGGGCTTTTTTCGGATGAAACCAAGTTTAGGTGTTCATGGTGTCGAAGAAATCATTGTTGTTTTTGGTTTCGCGCATCTTGCCCATGAGGAATTCCATCGCGTCGGTGACACCCATCGGCATGAGGATGCGACGCAACACCCACATTTTCGACAGCGTGCCCTTGTCGACCAGCAACTCTTCCTTACGCGTGCCCGACTTGGTGATGTCGATCGCTGGGAAGATGCGCTTGTCGCTGACTTTGCGGTCCAAAATGATTTCCGAGTTACCCGTACCCTTGAACTCTTCGAAAATCACTTCGTCCATGCGCGAGCCGGTATCGATCAACGCGGTGGCGATGATGGTCATCGAGCCGCCCTCTTCGACGTTACGCGCCGCACCGAAGAAACGCTTGGGACGTTGCAGCGCGTTCGCGTCGACACCACCGGTCAACACTTTGCCGGAGCTTGGCACCACGGTGTTGTAGGCACGCGCCAGACGGGTGATGGAATCCAACAAGATGATCACGTCGCGTTTGTGTTCGACCAGACGCTTGGCCTTTTGAATGACCATTTCCGCGACCTGCACGTGACGTGCGGCGGGCTCGTCGAAGGTCGAGCTGATGACTTCGCCTTTGACCGAACGAGCCATGTCGGTGACTTCTTCGGGGCGTTCGTCAATCAACAGAACGATTAGATAGCTTTCGGGATGGTTGGCCGCAAGCGCATGAGCGATGTTTTGCAGCATCACCGTCTTACCGGTGCGCGGCGGGGCCACCACCAGGGCGCGCTGACCCTTACCGATCGGCGTGATCAAATCCATGATACGCCCGGTGTAGTCTTTGCTTTCGGGGTTTTCGACTTCCATGGTCAGGCGCTCGTCGGGATAGAGCGGCGTGAGGTTGTCGAAATTGATGCGATGGCGCACCGCGCCGGGATCTTCGAAGTTGATGGTGTTGACTTTCAACAGCGCAAAATACCGCTCGCCATCCTTGGGGCTGCGAATTTCGCCTTCCACGGTGTCGCCGGTGCGCAACCCGAAACGCCGCACCTGGCTGGGCGAAACGTAAATGTCGTCGGGGCCCGGCAGATAGTTGGCTTCGGGGCTACGCAGAAATCCAAAACCGTCCTGCAAGACTTCCAACACACCTTCGCCGTAAATGGATGTGCCTTGTTCAGCCAGTCGCTTGAGAATGGCGAACATGATGTCTTGCTTGCGCAACGAACTGGCATTTTCAATTTCCAGCTTTTCGGCGAAAGCGAGCAGGTCTGCGGGTGATTTCTGTTTGAGTTCTTTGAGATTCATGTCTGAACCTGTCTTTGGATCGTGAAAGGGAAAGATGAGGCCGGATAAAGTTGGCGGAGAGCCACGCGGCAAAAAGGAAAAAATTGGAAAGACGTCTGGTGGAGGTGGGATGGTGTATTCAGACGGGGTGGCGGCTACTTATAAAAACTTAAGTCCACTTACAGTGAATCAAAAGTGCGAGCCGCTTGAAATACACGAACATCAATACCCGAAGCTGGAATTGAAGTCAAAGCCGATTTGTTGTGAGCAATAAAGGTGTTGAAGAGCCTCAAAACGGTTTAACGATGACAATAATCACAATTGCAATCATCAACACGGTCGGAACTTCGTTGGAAATCCGATAAAAGCTTTCCGGCTTTTGGTTGTCGTCACGCTCGAAGGTTTTACGCCATTTGGCCAAAAACATATGAAAGACGGTCATCAACACGACCAAGGTCAATTTGGCGTGAACCCAAGCCTCAGTCCAGGCGTCGAGACTGTACATCATCCACAATCCGAAAATCCACGTGCAGATCATTGCCGGGTTCATGATTGCGCGCAACAAGCGCCGTTCCATGATTTTGAACGTTTCCGACTGGTTGGATCCCACTTGCGACTGGCAGTGATATACGTACAACCGCGGCAAATAGAGCAACCCAGCCATCCAGGCAATCACCGAAATGACGTGCAACGCCTTGACCCAGTTGTAGGCATCACCTTCAAGCAGCAGGTTTTCAAGCATGGATGGACCCTTTGAGCCGTCGTTTATTGATCTTTGTTTTGCACTGGCCAGGAGTTTACCCGTTCCAGCGTTTAGAGCAAGCCCATGGGACAAGCTTTTGCATCCTTGGCGCAGATCCGTGCCGTCGATCCGCCGGGACACAAGCTCAGCTGTTGATCGAGCGTGCTTTGAACTAAGTTGGACAAACCCTTTATAAAAGCCTCATGGGTTGCAACCGCCGGAACGCGGACATAAGTCTTCACACCCACTTCATCAGCTAAGTGTTTGTATTCTATATCTAATTCTACAAGAGTTTCGGAATGCTCGGACACAAATGCAATCGGCAATACCACCAGCGCCACGCCATCGCGACCAGCGCGACGAATTTCGTCATCGGTCGAAGGTCCGATCCATTCCAATGGTCCGACCCGGCTTTGATAACTGACCAACCACTCATCCAATTCAACACCTTGGGTTTGCAGCTCTGCAACAATGGCCTCCGCCCCTTGTTGCACATGTTGGGGATAGGGATCGCCCTTTCGGTCGACAATTTTTTTCGGCAATCCGTGAGCTGAAAATAAAATCCGTACTGGGCCTTGGCCAGCAAGTGCGCGGGCTTTATCCAACGCTACCTTCAGCAATTCCGTCTGTGCCGCGACCAAACCAGGTTCCGTCGGATAACAGCAAATTCGTTGATTGGGTACGCGCAGGCCCACTGCGGACGCCGCCCGATCCCAATCCAAAAACGAGCTTTCACTGGTGGTGGTGGAATACTGGGGATAGAGCGGCAGCATTACGATGTGATCGGGATTGAACGCCTTAACCTCTTGGGCAACGGCATCGCTCATCGGATGCCAATAGCGCATGCACACGAAAGCCTGAACGTCGACATCGGAAAAATCACGGCGAAGTGCCGTTTCCAACGCGCGGGCCTGTTCATTGGTCAAATCCAACAGCGGTGATTTTCCGCCGATGTGTTTATAGATGTCTTGAGCCAGGGGCGCGCGGCGCTTGGAAATCAATTTGGCCAACATCCAGCGAAACGGCTGCGGGACGGTGATAATCGCCGGATCCATGAACAAATTGAAAAGAAACGGTTCCACCGCCTCCAACCGATCCGGGCCGCCCAGATTGTAGAGAACGATCGCCAAACGTTTCATGGATATCCCCAAATCTGATTAGGCTTCGCCGCGCACCAAAGCACACAAACGCTCGACGTGTTCCGGCGGGGTTTGCGGCACGATTCCGTGGCCGAGATTGAAGATAAAGGGACCTTGACCCAAAATTTCAAGGATGCGCGCAACCTCGCGCTCCATCTGCTCGCCACCCGCAACCAACAACAGATTGTCCAGCGTGCCCTGAACCGTCGCCAAAGGTTGTAGCACGTCGCGCGCCCATTCCAGCGGCACGGTGTGATCGAGACCGATGCCATCGACCTTGGTTTCGCGGATGTAGGCTTCGTAAAGCGGTCCCGCACCACGGGGAAACCCAATGATCGGCACGTTCGGGTGCACGGCTTTGACCCGCTCGACGATGCGCGCCATCGGTTCGATCGACCATTTGTAAAACTGTTGTTCCGACAACACACCGGCCCAGCTGTCAAACACCTGCAGACATTCGGCGCCACGGTGCACCTGTTCGATTAAATACATCGATGTGCTTTCGACCAACATGTCGATCAAGCGCTGGAAAAACGCCGGATCGGAGTACGCAACCGACCGAACGTCTTCGTAATTTTTACTTCCCTTGCCTTCGACCATGTAAGTCGCGACCGTCCACGGCGCCCCAGCGAAACCGATCAAGGCGGTGGTGTCGGGAATTTCCTGCGAAAGGCGACGCACGGTTTCGTAAACCGGCGCCAAATGCTGGTGTAAATTG
It encodes:
- the rho gene encoding transcription termination factor Rho yields the protein MNLKELKQKSPADLLAFAEKLEIENASSLRKQDIMFAILKRLAEQGTSIYGEGVLEVLQDGFGFLRSPEANYLPGPDDIYVSPSQVRRFGLRTGDTVEGEIRSPKDGERYFALLKVNTINFEDPGAVRHRINFDNLTPLYPDERLTMEVENPESKDYTGRIMDLITPIGKGQRALVVAPPRTGKTVMLQNIAHALAANHPESYLIVLLIDERPEEVTDMARSVKGEVISSTFDEPAARHVQVAEMVIQKAKRLVEHKRDVIILLDSITRLARAYNTVVPSSGKVLTGGVDANALQRPKRFFGAARNVEEGGSMTIIATALIDTGSRMDEVIFEEFKGTGNSEIILDRKVSDKRIFPAIDITKSGTRKEELLVDKGTLSKMWVLRRILMPMGVTDAMEFLMGKMRETKNNNDFFDTMNT
- a CDS encoding quinone oxidoreductase, giving the protein MSSATTCKAVRLHAYGGPDVLKYEDITVNDPAAGEIRIRHTAIGLNFIDVYMRTGLYPLADFPVTIGMEGAGVVDAIGDGVADLQVGDRVAYAAQPPGSYAQMRTIAANRVVKLPDAIGDKTAAAMMLQGLTAQYLLRQTYRVEAGDTILMHAAAGGVGLIVCQWAKHLGATVIGTVGSAAKADLAKAHGCDHTILYREESFKDRLMDLTDGRGVNVVYDSIGKDTFMDSLGCLKKRGTMVTYGNASGPVEPFQPALLGKMGSLYVTRPTLFDYIAERENLVAMADELFDVVTSGIVKIEINQEYPLADVAQAHTDLEARKTTGSTVLIP
- the mnmE gene encoding tRNA uridine-5-carboxymethylaminomethyl(34) synthesis GTPase MnmE; this encodes MTGDTIYALASGTGRSGVAVIRISGADAGAALCALSGRDLPQPRLAKLVRLRDPGDGAVLDDALVLWFAAPGSFTGEDVVELHVHGGPAVVDGVLAALSRVQGLRLAEAGEFTRRAFENAKLDLTQVEGLADLIEAETEAQKKQALRQSEGELGRLYDGWRNELVRALAHFEAELDFSDEELPEHLHAAVMDRVRELHTQLLAHLRDGRKGERLREGVRLAIIGPPNAGKSSLMNALARRDAAIVSDIAGTTRDVVEVHLNLSGYPLLVADTAGLRETGDAIEQEGVRRARLWAEGADIKLAVFDALTLPALDPTTRDLLESDTLVAINKAEVAAVPIPDTIDGHPVWPLSVKTGQGLDELLTRLAELVSVRCRVSTDGPAPTRARHREALVRTADALERFLVRDNAQHIGAELEAEDLRLAARELGRITGRVDVEDLLDVIFRDFCIGK
- a CDS encoding thioredoxin domain-containing protein, yielding MPKNRLANESSPYLLQHQDNPVDWYPWGEEALQAALATGKPILLSIGYSSCHWCHVMAHESFENPEIAKRMNDLFINVKVDREERPDLDVIYQSALNLMRQPGGWPLTMFLTPDGDPFWGGTYFPPEERYGRPGFMQVLEGIAGAWNDNSKQVISNVAVIREALEALSTSRTGKELDMATVDEVADGALRMIDPALGGFRGAPKFPQAPMLHLLWRAWRRTGLELYRDAVTNSLDHMCQGGIFDHIGGGFARYSTDEKWLVPHFEKMLYDNAQLISLMADVWKETRSPLYETRIRETIDWVLREMKVEDGGGLFGFASALDADTLNDDGHNEEGRFYVWTQDEIDRLLTDMAPLFKQTYSITQRGNWSEGGPGANVIARLKPYPADPAIEDMLGSARTLLFDVRNQRPRPGRDDKVLADLNGLMIQALTKAGSVFKRADWIDVAKTAFAFVSKHMVQDGRLRRSWAQGAARHNAVLDDVAHMSRAALHLYEATGEDTYLAQCEAWVHQANTLFWCADDGGFCLSARDVTDVITRTRLCADNAVPSGNGTMADVLARLYLITGENDYRVRAENVIHAFPAENANAVANMPTLLNAFELLSEGAQVVVAGINGNATALIEAAFGAPSTLHVLIRTDPDNTYAPGHPAHGKTPVDGRAAAYVCRAGTCSAPVIDEHALIAQLKGL
- a CDS encoding (2Fe-2S) ferredoxin domain-containing protein, yielding MTDPRPYYRLHIFCCTNERPAKHPRGSCAALGSVKLRDYMKARAKELGLEGVRVNSAGCLDRCELGPAVVVYPEGIWYSIKTFEDVDEILIDHIEKGGRVDRLMLQPDQ
- a CDS encoding methylated-DNA--[protein]-cysteine S-methyltransferase, whose product is METLCIKTPVGELTLFEDGGQIVALDWGQGLDTPRTSKNPVLSQAAEALRDYFRSGDENFKTLPLDPGGTEFQRRVWKEMQKIKPGKVKTYGEIAKSLNSSPRAVGNACGANPIPILIPCHRVVGQSTLGGYTGDGGLDTKTQLLRLEGYL
- the hemE gene encoding uroporphyrinogen decarboxylase, which gives rise to MTKRFLQALQGETLNPPPMWLMRQAGRYLPEYREIRSQATNFLHFCYTPDLAVEVTLQPLRRYAFDAAILFSDILVIPDALGQKVEFVSGQGPQLEPIKNEAQLEATLDLSNLHQHLAPVYETVRRLSQEIPDTTALIGFAGAPWTVATYMVEGKGSKNYEDVRSVAYSDPAFFQRLIDMLVESTSMYLIEQVHRGAECLQVFDSWAGVLSEQQFYKWSIEPMARIVERVKAVHPNVPIIGFPRGAGPLYEAYIRETKVDGIGLDHTVPLEWARDVLQPLATVQGTLDNLLLVAGGEQMEREVARILEILGQGPFIFNLGHGIVPQTPPEHVERLCALVRGEA
- the hemJ gene encoding protoporphyrinogen oxidase HemJ, encoding MLENLLLEGDAYNWVKALHVISVIAWMAGLLYLPRLYVYHCQSQVGSNQSETFKIMERRLLRAIMNPAMICTWIFGLWMMYSLDAWTEAWVHAKLTLVVLMTVFHMFLAKWRKTFERDDNQKPESFYRISNEVPTVLMIAIVIIVIVKPF
- the hemH gene encoding ferrochelatase, with amino-acid sequence MKRLAIVLYNLGGPDRLEAVEPFLFNLFMDPAIITVPQPFRWMLAKLISKRRAPLAQDIYKHIGGKSPLLDLTNEQARALETALRRDFSDVDVQAFVCMRYWHPMSDAVAQEVKAFNPDHIVMLPLYPQYSTTTSESSFLDWDRAASAVGLRVPNQRICCYPTEPGLVAAQTELLKVALDKARALAGQGPVRILFSAHGLPKKIVDRKGDPYPQHVQQGAEAIVAELQTQGVELDEWLVSYQSRVGPLEWIGPSTDDEIRRAGRDGVALVVLPIAFVSEHSETLVELDIEYKHLADEVGVKTYVRVPAVATHEAFIKGLSNLVQSTLDQQLSLCPGGSTARICAKDAKACPMGLL